From one Hirundo rustica isolate bHirRus1 chromosome W, bHirRus1.pri.v3, whole genome shotgun sequence genomic stretch:
- the COMMD5 gene encoding LOW QUALITY PROTEIN: COMM domain-containing protein 5 (The sequence of the model RefSeq protein was modified relative to this genomic sequence to represent the inferred CDS: inserted 1 base in 1 codon; substituted 1 base at 1 genomic stop codon): MAAGGAQGFGEGGGGRGFLGPRVPVEVEAMSRGVQDVGKETFRRLPKVTVNALEGKDHKESVRLTAESDNLSEEQLAFLISSMYTLLREALRLPLSTVFKEDLKEFRIPEDLIVDFSSVVFGNRRPTSECTALIRKSLLPSIXDFKWRVNVAISISSLARTLQPSILMMMKLSDGTAHHFEVPVAEFQELRYNVALILKEMNDLEXRSILKIQD, translated from the exons ATGGCGGCCGGGGGGGCGCAGGGGTTCGgcgagggcggcggcggccgcggcttCCTGGGCCCGCGCGTGCCGGTCGAGGTGGAGGCCATGTCTCGGGGCGTGCAGGACGTAGGCAAGGAGACCTTCCGGCGGCTCCCCAAAG TCACTGTTAATGCATTGGAAGGAAAAGACCACAAGGAATCTGTCAGGCTGACTGCAGAAAGTGATAATCTCTCAGAAGAGCAACTTGCTTTCCTCATTTCCAGCATGTACACCCTCCTCCGAGAAGCATTGAGACTCCCCTTATCAACT GTTTTTAAAGAAGACCTGAAGGAGTTCAG AATACCAGAAGATTTAATTGTGGACTTTTCCAGTGTAGTCTTTGGTAACAG GCGTCCTACTTCCGAATGCACAGCTCTGATACGAAAAAGTCTGCTACCAAGTATCTAGGACTTCAAGTGGAGAGTGAATGTGGCTATATCCATAAG TTCACTGGCCCGTACACTCCAGCCATCCATTCTGATGATGATGAAGCTTTCAGATGGGACAGCTCATCACTTTGAA GTGCCAGTTGCAGAGTTTCAAGAACTGAGATACAATGTTGCCCTTATACTAAAGGAAATGAATGATTTGG AAAGGAGCATACTGAAGATCCAAGACTGA